Proteins encoded in a region of the Streptomyces sp. NBC_01298 genome:
- a CDS encoding MobC family plasmid mobilization relaxosome protein: MTDPLSGPPKETHSTPTNSTSGRASYRPRHSSPLGKVSWPEPAPGVAGPDQRRGALVREAATEGGSQPEEKQPPRRRQRVAPNSSRKRSPKPPSDKRSHVCSVRLNDDERTLLSSAAAAVHTTLPAFLARSGMAAAHDLDNSAAAIAGHREMVSELFAARRHLGRVGTNLNQITRAINSGGQPEELDAVLAAVRRAVDRVQAATDHLLNQT, from the coding sequence ATGACGGATCCACTCTCGGGCCCACCCAAAGAGACCCACTCGACACCCACTAACTCGACCTCAGGGCGAGCAAGTTATCGGCCAAGACACTCTTCCCCGTTGGGGAAGGTGTCTTGGCCAGAGCCCGCCCCGGGGGTGGCGGGTCCGGACCAGCGCCGGGGGGCACTGGTCCGGGAGGCGGCGACCGAGGGCGGATCGCAGCCGGAGGAGAAGCAACCGCCCCGACGCCGACAGCGCGTCGCACCGAACAGTTCGCGTAAGCGCTCCCCAAAGCCGCCATCCGACAAGCGAAGTCACGTCTGCAGCGTCCGCCTGAACGACGACGAGAGGACCTTGCTGTCGAGCGCCGCAGCAGCAGTCCACACGACCCTGCCCGCCTTCCTCGCCCGCAGCGGCATGGCCGCTGCGCACGACCTCGATAACAGCGCCGCCGCCATCGCCGGCCACCGCGAGATGGTCTCGGAGCTGTTCGCCGCCCGCCGGCACCTCGGCCGCGTCGGCACCAATCTCAACCAGATCACCCGCGCCATCAACTCCGGCGGCCAGCCCGAAGAACTGGACGCGGTCCTCGCCGCCGTCCGCCGGGCCGTGGACCGCGTCCAGGCCGCCACCGACCACCTGCTGAACCAGACCTAG
- a CDS encoding DUF2637 domain-containing protein, which yields MKDSPAHTVAPIGFWDRLAIITLGTAGCALSYDALQQMAVAIHVRGFLTYLFPLVVDGFIAYGVRALLVLAEAPLRARLYVWTLFGTATASSIWANALHAVRLNQQALSPNGLQLGDTVVAILSTLAPLALAGAVHLYILITRHHPADQTRTKPTDQPTASLVRSGTSLIRPGPSEADVSGPDRPDTVIGQADRGDADHTAGLDPRSGEGDQAAVSPADHLRRGGVVRGAPAAARLPHQGSDLATRKPEPDHGRSGKAAGDIADQALPHPVEQGGPAPAADHAPDEDPAPEPPGAGPDLPPDQRSGGTGTGAADQTNTPFPDPVPLEILVPIARDAALAGGRMTRRVIGPYLREQHLTISNERFRELQEVLYEDPELAHLPRPKRRTR from the coding sequence GTGAAGGACTCCCCCGCGCACACCGTCGCCCCCATCGGGTTCTGGGACCGCCTCGCGATCATCACCCTCGGCACGGCTGGCTGCGCCCTGTCGTACGACGCACTCCAGCAGATGGCCGTGGCCATCCACGTCCGGGGATTCCTGACCTACCTGTTCCCGCTGGTGGTCGACGGATTCATCGCCTACGGCGTGCGGGCCCTGCTGGTACTCGCCGAAGCTCCCCTGCGTGCCCGGCTGTACGTGTGGACGCTCTTCGGCACGGCCACCGCCTCCAGCATCTGGGCGAACGCACTTCACGCGGTGCGTCTCAACCAGCAGGCCCTCAGCCCGAACGGCTTGCAGCTGGGCGACACCGTGGTGGCGATCCTGTCCACCCTTGCTCCCCTTGCGCTCGCCGGTGCGGTCCACCTCTACATCCTCATCACCCGGCACCACCCTGCGGACCAGACGCGGACCAAACCGACGGACCAACCTACTGCCTCTCTGGTCCGGTCCGGCACATCCCTCATCCGGCCCGGCCCGTCGGAGGCGGACGTCAGCGGACCAGACCGCCCGGACACGGTCATCGGTCAGGCGGACCGAGGGGACGCGGACCACACCGCTGGCCTCGATCCGCGAAGTGGGGAAGGCGACCAGGCGGCGGTCTCCCCGGCGGACCATCTCCGGCGCGGCGGGGTGGTTAGGGGCGCACCGGCAGCGGCCCGCCTACCCCACCAGGGGAGCGATCTCGCCACACGCAAGCCTGAACCCGATCACGGCCGTTCCGGCAAAGCCGCAGGTGACATCGCGGACCAAGCCCTCCCGCACCCCGTCGAGCAAGGTGGACCAGCCCCTGCGGCGGACCACGCTCCCGACGAAGATCCTGCACCGGAGCCTCCAGGGGCCGGACCAGACCTGCCCCCAGACCAGCGTAGCGGCGGGACCGGAACTGGCGCGGCGGACCAGACCAACACCCCCTTTCCTGACCCAGTCCCCCTGGAAATACTCGTCCCGATCGCCCGTGACGCGGCTCTGGCCGGCGGCCGAATGACCCGCCGAGTCATCGGACCGTACCTACGCGAACAGCACCTCACGATCAGCAACGAGCGGTTCCGAGAGCTCCAAGAGGTCCTGTACGAGGACCCCGAGCTCGCCCACCTGCCTCGGCCAAAGCGTCGAACCCGTTGA
- a CDS encoding transcriptional regulator has protein sequence MSTPLRERPQTPAHAEIPTLRARALAQQLATMLPQVTDLHIRLQDGRTTWPHLDVRATGSDGQAVRISRTQAHVAARWIIRTYPAANWAARRTFDLRSGALYGGAA, from the coding sequence ATGTCCACACCCCTGCGCGAAAGACCGCAGACTCCGGCTCACGCCGAGATACCGACTCTGAGGGCCCGCGCGCTTGCCCAGCAGCTCGCCACGATGCTGCCGCAGGTCACCGACCTGCATATCCGACTGCAGGACGGCCGCACAACCTGGCCCCACCTCGACGTGAGGGCCACCGGCTCCGACGGCCAAGCGGTGCGGATCAGCCGGACCCAGGCGCACGTCGCCGCCCGCTGGATCATCCGCACCTACCCTGCAGCCAACTGGGCGGCGCGCCGCACCTTCGACCTTCGGTCCGGCGCACTCTATGGTGGTGCCGCCTGA
- a CDS encoding WhiB family transcriptional regulator, whose amino-acid sequence MRYITTHENPLVGMLGITDRTWAERGSCYGMDAAAADEIFFPTVTKTKSTEEAKAICASCPVVQQCFDGAMDGDARRGFRAGLTEAERRPFHNKVAKRLDYSRVHAIFRGRDVALSIPERNAVVRQAYLRGWSVERLVMLLQSEFDYTRRLMREQAELVTDRDREWLRQMSRAREAGDPARASTAPTTDAAAACGPELRTAFGEAA is encoded by the coding sequence TTGCGATACATCACCACCCACGAGAACCCCCTTGTCGGCATGCTCGGGATCACCGACCGGACCTGGGCCGAGCGGGGCTCCTGCTACGGCATGGACGCAGCCGCAGCCGACGAGATCTTCTTCCCGACGGTCACCAAAACGAAGAGCACCGAGGAAGCGAAGGCGATCTGCGCAAGCTGCCCGGTCGTGCAGCAGTGCTTCGACGGCGCCATGGACGGCGACGCCCGGAGGGGATTCCGAGCCGGACTCACCGAGGCAGAACGGCGGCCCTTCCACAACAAGGTCGCCAAGCGCCTGGACTACAGCCGGGTGCACGCCATCTTCCGGGGACGCGACGTCGCCCTGTCGATTCCCGAGCGCAACGCTGTGGTCCGCCAGGCCTACCTGCGGGGGTGGAGCGTCGAACGCCTGGTGATGCTGCTGCAGAGCGAGTTCGACTACACCCGCCGGTTGATGCGCGAGCAGGCCGAGCTGGTGACGGACCGCGACCGCGAGTGGCTCCGACAGATGTCCCGCGCGCGCGAAGCCGGCGATCCGGCGAGGGCCTCGACCGCACCCACCACCGACGCCGCTGCCGCCTGCGGCCCGGAGCTCCGAACGGCCTTTGGGGAGGCCGCGTGA
- a CDS encoding ATP-binding protein: MTRRTHTPEPLALGETNSVSRIRAKFAAMGIDPGRSVADTPAAIPALEAAHARIPSRYQQATISDPRVSQWVDEVVERSSAPQTAGRREVATGPSLLLLGATGVGKTHEAFAAIRALIATGIVVRWESVTAADLYAEMRPRQGVDPEWMLRRLVRIPVLHLDDLGAATTTRWTEELTYRLINHRYNRELPTLITSNLAPARTPSMPAEQPVLREQIGDRVASRLVGMCQQIAMTGPDRRRTRTSA; the protein is encoded by the coding sequence GTGACCCGACGTACCCACACTCCCGAGCCGCTGGCGCTGGGCGAGACCAACTCGGTGAGCCGCATTCGGGCGAAGTTCGCGGCGATGGGGATCGACCCGGGCCGATCGGTGGCCGACACGCCGGCAGCGATCCCCGCGCTGGAGGCGGCGCACGCGCGGATCCCCTCGCGCTACCAGCAGGCGACGATCTCAGACCCGCGGGTCAGCCAGTGGGTGGACGAGGTCGTCGAGCGCTCCTCGGCTCCACAGACCGCTGGGCGCCGGGAGGTCGCGACGGGTCCCTCGCTGCTGCTGCTTGGAGCGACCGGGGTCGGCAAGACGCACGAGGCCTTCGCCGCGATCCGAGCCCTAATCGCCACCGGGATCGTCGTCCGGTGGGAGTCCGTCACGGCCGCCGACCTGTATGCCGAAATGCGCCCTCGGCAGGGCGTCGACCCCGAATGGATGCTGCGGCGCCTTGTCCGGATCCCGGTCCTGCACCTGGACGACCTGGGCGCGGCAACGACCACCCGGTGGACCGAGGAGCTGACGTACCGGCTGATCAACCACCGGTACAACCGCGAGCTCCCGACGCTGATCACCAGCAACCTCGCCCCGGCGCGCACCCCCTCGATGCCTGCCGAGCAGCCCGTGCTACGCGAGCAGATCGGCGACCGAGTCGCCTCTCGCCTCGTCGGAATGTGCCAGCAGATCGCCATGACCGGACCGGATCGCCGCCGGACACGAACCTCCGCTTGA
- a CDS encoding IS630 family transposase has protein sequence MGDNRLPPVVLSEAERLTLESWAGRRSTAQGLAQRARIVLACARGWNNTVVAARLDTERKTVARWRSRFLRDRLNGLSDEPRPGVPRTITDAQVEEVVVRTLEQTPAGGTHWSKRELAKVVGISPASVLRIWHAFGLQPWRTETFKISPDPFLIDKIRDVVGLYLAPPANAAVFAVDEKPQIQALERTAPVLPMLPGVPERRSFDYVRHGTVDLFAALNTATGRVITKLSAQHRAVDFRDFLDDIDRQTDPGLAVHVICDNLSAHKAPVVRKWLLAHPRFQLHFTPTYSSWINQVERWFAELERRCLERGVFCSLDDLKAALEGWIEVWNDQARPFKWTKTADQILDRICRYCDRISKPGH, from the coding sequence ATGGGCGATAACAGGCTGCCGCCAGTGGTGCTGTCGGAAGCTGAGCGACTGACGTTGGAGAGCTGGGCCGGGCGGCGTTCAACTGCGCAGGGCCTGGCCCAGCGAGCGCGGATCGTGCTCGCGTGCGCACGAGGGTGGAACAACACCGTGGTCGCCGCGCGGTTGGACACTGAGCGCAAGACGGTAGCCAGATGGCGGTCCCGGTTCCTGCGGGACCGCCTGAACGGCCTGTCGGACGAGCCGCGGCCCGGGGTGCCGCGGACCATTACCGACGCCCAGGTCGAAGAGGTGGTGGTCCGCACCCTCGAACAGACACCTGCGGGCGGGACACACTGGTCGAAGCGGGAGCTGGCCAAGGTGGTGGGGATCTCCCCGGCGAGCGTGCTGAGGATCTGGCATGCCTTCGGCCTGCAGCCCTGGCGGACCGAGACCTTCAAGATCTCCCCGGACCCGTTCCTGATCGACAAGATCCGCGATGTCGTCGGCCTCTACCTCGCCCCGCCGGCGAACGCGGCCGTGTTCGCCGTGGACGAGAAACCGCAGATCCAGGCCCTGGAGCGGACCGCACCGGTCCTGCCGATGCTGCCCGGAGTCCCCGAACGGCGGAGCTTCGACTACGTCCGGCATGGCACCGTCGACCTGTTCGCCGCCCTGAACACCGCGACTGGCAGGGTGATCACGAAACTGTCCGCGCAGCACCGGGCTGTGGACTTCCGGGACTTCCTCGACGACATCGACCGCCAGACCGATCCGGGCCTGGCGGTCCACGTCATCTGCGACAACCTCTCTGCCCACAAGGCGCCGGTCGTGCGCAAGTGGCTCCTTGCGCATCCCCGGTTCCAGCTCCACTTCACTCCCACGTACTCGTCGTGGATCAACCAGGTCGAGCGGTGGTTTGCCGAGCTGGAACGACGCTGCCTCGAACGCGGAGTGTTCTGCTCACTCGACGACCTCAAGGCCGCACTCGAAGGCTGGATCGAGGTCTGGAACGACCAGGCCAGGCCGTTCAAGTGGACCAAGACCGCCGACCAGATCCTCGACCGCATCTGCCGCTACTGCGACAGGATCTCCAAACCAGGTCACTAG